From Solwaraspora sp. WMMD1047, the proteins below share one genomic window:
- a CDS encoding metalloregulator ArsR/SmtB family transcription factor, which translates to MSAPFDVLAEPVRRRILDLLRERPHLVGELTEQLGLTQPGTSKHLRVLRRAGLVKVRADAQRRWYELCPEPLAEVDAWLAPYRWMWADRFDALERRLDAMPDQPPTEQADQGDET; encoded by the coding sequence GTGTCCGCACCCTTTGATGTGCTCGCCGAACCCGTCCGGCGCCGGATCCTGGACCTGCTCCGGGAGCGGCCGCACCTGGTCGGCGAGCTGACCGAACAACTCGGGCTGACCCAGCCCGGCACCTCCAAACACCTGCGGGTGCTGCGTCGCGCGGGCCTGGTGAAGGTCCGCGCGGACGCCCAACGCCGCTGGTACGAGCTCTGTCCGGAACCGCTGGCCGAGGTCGACGCCTGGCTGGCGCCGTACCGGTGGATGTGGGCCGACCGGTTCGACGCCCTGGAGCGCCGGCTGGACGCGATGCCGGACCAGCCACCGACCGAGCAAGCCGACCAAGGAGACGAGACATGA
- a CDS encoding SRPBCC family protein, which yields MTENLNTVDGRQRLRIERRLGHPPAKVWRALTEPDELRHWFPAEVRLEPRAGGRITFGADSDQDFSVITAYDPPRLLAFGWGGDTLRFEVTPDGPGSLLVFEHTFDTRSAAASYASGWQACFEGLDRVLAGRPAELPGEPSAAAHEHFVRAFGLDEGAAETTEAGWRVRFDRQLTQPAEKVWAVLLAAGPDPAAEPVVGGPVPAGFGHESFPAAAVAAVDAPRLCEYGWRADDSDPGQPVGRIRWELAAGTGHGARLLLTVTGPEQLSGHRDAALTGWRRRINELADQLR from the coding sequence ATGACCGAAAACCTGAACACCGTCGACGGCCGGCAACGCCTGCGGATCGAACGACGACTCGGCCACCCGCCGGCCAAGGTCTGGCGGGCACTCACCGAACCCGACGAACTGCGCCACTGGTTCCCGGCCGAGGTCCGGCTCGAACCCCGGGCCGGCGGGCGGATCACCTTCGGAGCCGATTCCGATCAGGACTTCAGCGTCATCACCGCGTACGACCCGCCGCGGCTGCTCGCCTTCGGCTGGGGCGGCGACACGCTCCGGTTCGAGGTGACGCCCGACGGGCCGGGCAGCCTGCTCGTCTTCGAGCACACCTTCGACACCCGGTCCGCCGCCGCCAGCTACGCCTCCGGCTGGCAGGCGTGCTTCGAAGGGCTGGACCGGGTGCTGGCCGGTCGGCCGGCCGAGCTGCCCGGCGAGCCGTCCGCCGCGGCACACGAACACTTCGTCCGCGCGTTCGGGTTGGACGAGGGCGCGGCGGAGACGACGGAGGCCGGCTGGCGGGTCCGCTTCGACCGGCAGCTCACCCAGCCGGCCGAGAAGGTCTGGGCGGTCCTGCTGGCCGCCGGCCCGGACCCGGCGGCCGAGCCCGTGGTCGGCGGGCCGGTCCCGGCCGGGTTCGGCCACGAGAGCTTTCCCGCCGCCGCGGTTGCCGCCGTCGACGCGCCCAGGTTGTGCGAGTACGGCTGGCGGGCCGACGACTCCGACCCGGGCCAGCCGGTCGGCCGGATCCGCTGGGAACTCGCCGCCGGCACCGGCCACGGGGCGCGACTGCTCCTGACCGTGACCGGTCCCGAACAGCTCAGCGGGCACCGGGACGCGGCGTTGACCGGCTGGCGGAGGCGGATCAACGAACTCGCCGACCAGCTCCGGTGA
- a CDS encoding carbohydrate ABC transporter permease produces MTGPSSAARRAARRRTALIQAACVAVTVFMGLPIYLIALAAFATRESLNQFPLALLPTDLSIETMRIFLDSTGVTPGFRNSLEVGLLSLLLSLLLGVPAGYAVARYAFPGRDPYQLFLLLTRALPIVVLSVPLARVFLATGLYDTTYAVALLHTALALPTTVLITSAIFVAVPVEHEEAAKVFGATAPRAFLRVVLPQALPGIAAAAIFTFVTSWNEVLGAAVLTLNRRTLPAQVLATLSESPMAFRFAGGFALVVPALVFIAFMRRYLINMWGSTVR; encoded by the coding sequence GTGACCGGGCCGTCGTCGGCGGCCCGGCGGGCGGCCCGCCGGCGCACGGCGCTGATCCAGGCGGCCTGCGTGGCGGTCACCGTCTTCATGGGGCTGCCGATCTACCTGATCGCCCTCGCCGCGTTCGCCACCCGCGAGTCACTCAACCAGTTTCCGCTCGCCCTGCTGCCGACCGACCTGTCGATCGAGACGATGCGGATCTTCCTCGACTCGACCGGCGTGACCCCCGGGTTCCGCAACTCCCTGGAGGTCGGCCTGCTCAGCCTCCTGCTGTCCCTGCTGCTCGGCGTGCCGGCCGGGTACGCGGTCGCCCGGTACGCGTTTCCCGGCCGGGACCCGTACCAGCTCTTCCTGCTGCTGACCCGGGCGCTGCCGATCGTGGTGCTCTCCGTACCGCTGGCCCGGGTCTTCCTCGCCACCGGCCTCTACGACACCACGTACGCGGTGGCCCTGCTGCACACCGCGCTCGCGTTGCCGACGACCGTGCTGATCACGTCGGCGATCTTCGTGGCGGTGCCGGTGGAGCACGAGGAGGCGGCGAAGGTCTTCGGCGCCACCGCGCCGCGCGCGTTCCTGCGGGTGGTGCTGCCCCAGGCGCTACCCGGGATCGCCGCCGCCGCCATCTTCACCTTCGTCACCTCCTGGAACGAGGTGCTCGGCGCGGCGGTGCTGACTCTCAACCGCCGCACCCTGCCGGCCCAGGTGCTCGCCACGCTGTCGGAGTCACCGATGGCCTTCCGGTTCGCCGGCGGTTTCGCGCTCGTCGTACCGGCGCTGGTCTTCATCGCGTTCATGCGGCGCTATCTGATCAACATGTGGGGGTCGACCGTCCGGTGA
- a CDS encoding ABC transporter substrate-binding protein, translated as MHGPRTAADAHLRLDRRTLLGLGLTAGMAPLLTACGGASTSGGDGGEGAVTFLSTQFTPVEERQRFEGILAARFTAAPVAYNPVEPGVFAATITSQVDAGRVEISLAGGLHGDLAPHAERFEDLTDLAGQLADRGFGADIAALGRLDGAGTAYLPWMQASYVLAIHKRALQWLPSGADVQALTYEQLLDWLTAARQGNGGRPVFGLPCGPKGLYHRFFQGYLLPSFTGGQITTFRSPEAVGAWEYLKQLWAQTAPASTNYDNMQEPLQRGEVLIAWDHVARLVNAPADRPDDWLMVPAPRGPKGLGYMLVVAGLAIPRGAPEPDLARQVITALTSPDAQLDVLRQNAFFPVVDAPTAAGLPAAVALEAEAVRRQQDADGAIVALPPVGVGSRDGEVSQIFKNCFKEICLDGRPVRQVLDNQAEQLNAILDELKVPCWRPDPVTAGQPCRAL; from the coding sequence ATGCATGGTCCGCGTACCGCTGCCGACGCCCACCTCCGGCTCGACCGACGCACGCTGCTCGGGCTCGGCCTCACCGCCGGGATGGCGCCGCTGCTGACCGCCTGCGGCGGCGCCTCCACCAGCGGCGGTGACGGCGGCGAGGGCGCCGTCACCTTCCTCTCCACCCAGTTCACCCCGGTCGAGGAACGCCAGCGGTTCGAGGGGATCCTCGCCGCCCGGTTCACCGCCGCGCCGGTCGCCTACAACCCGGTCGAACCCGGCGTCTTCGCCGCCACCATCACCTCCCAGGTGGACGCCGGCCGGGTCGAGATCAGCCTGGCCGGCGGGCTGCACGGCGACCTCGCCCCGCACGCCGAGCGGTTCGAGGATCTGACCGACCTGGCCGGGCAGCTCGCCGACCGGGGATTCGGAGCGGACATCGCCGCGCTGGGCCGGCTGGACGGCGCCGGGACGGCGTACCTGCCGTGGATGCAGGCCTCCTATGTACTCGCCATCCACAAGCGCGCCCTGCAGTGGCTGCCGTCCGGCGCCGACGTGCAGGCGCTCACCTACGAGCAGCTGCTCGACTGGCTGACGGCCGCCCGGCAGGGCAACGGCGGCCGCCCGGTGTTCGGGCTGCCGTGCGGACCCAAGGGCCTCTACCACCGGTTCTTCCAGGGGTACCTGCTGCCGAGCTTCACCGGCGGGCAGATCACCACCTTCCGATCCCCGGAGGCGGTCGGGGCCTGGGAGTACCTGAAGCAGTTGTGGGCGCAGACCGCGCCGGCCTCGACCAACTACGACAACATGCAGGAGCCGCTGCAGCGCGGCGAGGTCCTCATCGCCTGGGACCACGTGGCGCGGCTGGTCAACGCGCCCGCCGACCGGCCGGACGACTGGCTGATGGTGCCGGCCCCCCGCGGGCCGAAGGGGCTCGGCTACATGCTCGTGGTCGCCGGTCTGGCGATCCCCCGCGGCGCCCCGGAGCCGGACCTGGCCCGGCAGGTCATCACGGCGCTGACCAGCCCCGACGCCCAGCTCGACGTGCTCCGCCAGAACGCCTTCTTCCCGGTGGTCGACGCGCCCACCGCCGCCGGTCTGCCAGCCGCGGTGGCGCTGGAGGCCGAGGCGGTACGCCGGCAGCAGGACGCCGACGGCGCCATCGTGGCGCTGCCGCCGGTGGGGGTGGGCAGTCGCGACGGCGAGGTCTCGCAGATCTTCAAGAACTGCTTCAAGGAGATCTGCCTGGACGGCCGGCCCGTCCGGCAGGTCCTCGACAACCAGGCCGAACAGCTCAACGCGATCCTGGACGAGTTGAAGGTGCCCTGCTGGCGGCCCGACCCGGTGACGGCGGGGCAGCCGTGCCGGGCGCTCTGA
- a CDS encoding serine/threonine-protein kinase has product MGTVLESGVLLSDRYRLDERVATGGMGDVWRATDLVLDRRVAVKVLLPALLADPGFIARFRAEARMMAALHTPGVVQVYDSGETTLPGGSRADYLVMEYVDGEPLSRRLAAVERLDVAETMSIVAQAAQALHAAHKAGIVHRDVKPSNLLVQADGTVVLVDFGVARSTAVTSITGTNAVPGTALYMAPEQALGKPVSAATDIYALGAVAYHCLAGHTPFTGDNPLEVAIKHTQDEPPPLPADVPAQVAELVARTLAKDPAARYPDAEALAAAARAVATGGPATPEDETAAIAPWAATARVGAPAPGPRTLTDLPAVPVAAAGAPPRNRAAAVAIVAVVLVFAVAGLATAWSLSDDSDAPTTGPTPTTSVTTPGPTSSPSAEADPDRADSGTGQQTERPDRPEPEPSSVTTTADPEPTADEPTADPEPTTPPDDPEPSQPDEEPPGTTGPGAGGSGSGGSGSGGSGSGGSGSGGSGSGGSGSGSGGSGGSSGEDG; this is encoded by the coding sequence GTGGGAACCGTGTTGGAATCCGGAGTCCTGCTCAGCGACCGCTACCGCCTCGACGAACGGGTGGCCACCGGCGGCATGGGTGACGTCTGGCGGGCCACCGACCTCGTGCTCGACCGCCGCGTCGCCGTCAAGGTGCTGCTCCCGGCGTTGCTCGCGGATCCCGGTTTCATCGCCCGGTTCCGGGCCGAGGCCCGGATGATGGCGGCGCTGCACACACCGGGTGTGGTGCAGGTCTACGACTCCGGCGAGACCACCCTGCCGGGTGGCAGCAGGGCCGACTACCTGGTGATGGAGTACGTCGACGGCGAGCCGCTGTCGCGCCGGCTGGCCGCCGTCGAGCGGCTCGACGTCGCCGAGACGATGTCGATCGTCGCCCAGGCCGCGCAGGCACTGCACGCCGCGCACAAGGCCGGGATCGTGCACCGCGACGTCAAGCCGAGCAACCTGCTGGTGCAGGCGGACGGCACGGTGGTCCTGGTCGACTTCGGGGTCGCCCGGTCGACTGCGGTGACGAGCATCACGGGCACCAACGCGGTACCGGGAACGGCCCTCTACATGGCGCCCGAGCAGGCGTTGGGCAAGCCGGTCTCGGCCGCCACGGACATCTACGCGCTGGGCGCCGTCGCCTACCACTGCCTGGCCGGCCACACGCCGTTCACCGGCGACAACCCGCTCGAGGTGGCGATCAAGCACACCCAGGACGAGCCGCCGCCGCTGCCCGCCGACGTGCCGGCCCAGGTGGCGGAGCTGGTGGCCCGGACGTTGGCCAAGGACCCGGCGGCCCGATACCCGGATGCCGAGGCGTTGGCAGCCGCGGCCCGGGCGGTCGCCACCGGCGGGCCGGCCACGCCGGAGGACGAGACGGCGGCCATCGCGCCCTGGGCCGCGACGGCCCGGGTCGGTGCGCCGGCACCGGGTCCGCGCACCCTGACCGACCTGCCCGCGGTGCCGGTCGCCGCGGCCGGCGCACCGCCTCGCAACCGGGCCGCCGCGGTCGCCATCGTCGCGGTGGTGCTGGTCTTCGCGGTGGCGGGGCTGGCCACCGCGTGGAGCCTCAGCGACGACTCGGATGCGCCCACCACCGGCCCGACCCCGACGACGTCGGTGACAACGCCCGGCCCGACCTCCTCCCCGAGCGCCGAGGCGGACCCGGACCGGGCGGATTCGGGGACCGGCCAGCAGACCGAGCGGCCCGATCGGCCCGAGCCGGAGCCGTCCAGCGTGACCACCACCGCAGACCCGGAGCCGACCGCCGACGAGCCGACCGCCGACCCGGAGCCGACGACGCCGCCGGACGATCCCGAGCCGAGCCAACCGGACGAGGAGCCACCGGGCACGACCGGCCCAGGTGCGGGCGGCTCGGGTTCGGGCGGCTCGGGTTCGGGTGGCTCGGGTTCGGGTGGCTCGGGTTCGGGTGGTTCCGGGTCTGGTGGCTCGGGTTCAGGTTCGGGCGGTTCGGGCGGGAGCTCCGGCGAGGACGGGTAA
- a CDS encoding sugar ABC transporter permease: MPGALTDPGPAGPGPSAARRRRARRPRLPTAVLLVAPSVLFLAALFLWPVVVGVGQAVTGDDGPTLAHLRRMLDDPYFWPAARNTALLIVVLIPLQFAFALTMALLLRARPRLGSFYFYVWCVPLAISDLAAGLVWLAIFADRGYLNSVLAHLGLGDGYAWLSYQNQTTMFVAVLLAELWRATSLVLVIVVAGLQNVPRDYDEAAAVFGATYWQRLRHVILPQLRPSLQVALILRTILGLQTFAVAQALTGRNFPLLVGETYHWYVTLRNERVAAAIALVILAMSLATALVYLRVLRSPEAGVSR, from the coding sequence GTGCCGGGCGCTCTGACCGACCCGGGGCCGGCCGGCCCGGGACCGTCGGCCGCCCGGCGCCGGCGCGCCCGGCGGCCGCGGCTGCCGACGGCGGTCCTGCTCGTCGCGCCGTCCGTGCTCTTCCTGGCCGCGCTCTTTCTCTGGCCGGTGGTGGTCGGTGTCGGACAGGCGGTCACCGGCGACGACGGACCGACCCTCGCGCACCTGCGCCGGATGCTCGACGACCCGTACTTCTGGCCGGCCGCCCGCAACACGGCGTTGCTGATCGTGGTGCTGATCCCGCTGCAGTTCGCGTTCGCGCTGACGATGGCGTTGCTGCTGCGCGCCCGCCCCCGACTCGGATCGTTCTACTTCTACGTCTGGTGCGTACCGTTGGCGATCAGCGACCTGGCCGCCGGGCTGGTGTGGCTGGCCATCTTCGCCGACCGCGGCTACCTCAACTCCGTCCTGGCCCACCTCGGGCTCGGCGACGGATACGCCTGGCTGTCGTACCAGAACCAGACCACCATGTTCGTGGCCGTGCTGCTGGCCGAGCTGTGGCGGGCCACCTCGCTGGTGCTGGTGATCGTGGTCGCCGGCCTGCAGAACGTGCCGCGCGACTACGACGAGGCGGCGGCGGTGTTCGGGGCGACCTACTGGCAGCGGCTGCGGCACGTCATCCTCCCGCAGCTGCGGCCCAGCCTGCAGGTGGCGCTGATCCTGCGGACCATCCTCGGCCTGCAGACCTTCGCGGTGGCGCAGGCGCTGACCGGCCGGAACTTCCCGCTGCTGGTCGGCGAGACGTACCACTGGTACGTGACGCTGCGCAACGAGCGGGTGGCCGCCGCGATCGCCCTGGTCATCCTCGCCATGTCGCTGGCCACCGCCCTGGTCTACCTGCGGGTGCTGCGCTCGCCCGAGGCCGGGGTGTCCCGGTGA
- a CDS encoding LCP family protein → MAIAMAILLTVGTVGAAATIYVLGSRLADNVQRLEGAFDGLAPTRDPAPNPATPRSRTILAVGSDLRADGQSTGRDAAVQADESDQRTDAIMLLRFDPAKDSAAVVSIPRDSWVSIPGHGRHKINAAYSLGGPPLLISTVERLTGIRVDNFMIIDFAGFRSIVDALGGVQVQVAQAVTGPGNVHFRQGTNDLDGTQALAYVRQRQGLPRGDLDRVRRQQNVLRAILVKVAATKPSGDPRRTYRLLDAVTRSVTVDDGFTGGELRGFALDAARLRNERVWFLTAAVRGGGWEGDQSVIYLDDTRNTGLWAALGADTMADYIEADPSALLSKVPR, encoded by the coding sequence GTGGCGATCGCGATGGCGATCCTGCTCACCGTCGGCACGGTCGGGGCAGCCGCGACCATCTACGTCCTCGGCAGCCGACTCGCCGACAACGTCCAACGGCTGGAGGGCGCCTTCGACGGGCTCGCCCCGACCCGCGACCCGGCCCCCAACCCGGCCACTCCGCGCAGCCGCACCATCCTGGCGGTCGGGTCCGACCTGCGGGCCGACGGCCAGAGCACCGGGCGGGACGCCGCGGTCCAGGCCGACGAGAGCGACCAGCGCACCGACGCGATCATGCTGCTCCGGTTCGACCCGGCGAAGGACTCGGCTGCCGTGGTCTCGATCCCCCGCGACTCCTGGGTCTCGATTCCCGGGCACGGCCGCCACAAAATCAACGCCGCGTACTCACTCGGCGGGCCGCCGCTGCTGATCAGCACGGTCGAGCGGCTGACCGGAATCCGGGTCGACAACTTCATGATCATCGACTTCGCCGGCTTCCGGTCGATAGTGGACGCCCTCGGCGGCGTCCAGGTGCAGGTCGCCCAGGCCGTCACCGGTCCGGGCAACGTGCACTTCCGGCAGGGCACGAACGACCTGGACGGCACCCAGGCCCTGGCCTACGTCCGGCAGCGTCAGGGCCTGCCCAGGGGCGACCTGGACCGGGTACGGCGGCAGCAGAACGTCCTGCGCGCGATCCTGGTCAAGGTCGCGGCCACCAAGCCCAGCGGCGATCCCCGGCGGACCTACCGGCTGCTCGACGCCGTCACCCGGTCGGTCACGGTCGACGATGGCTTCACCGGTGGCGAGCTGCGCGGGTTCGCACTCGACGCGGCGCGGCTGCGCAACGAGCGGGTCTGGTTCCTCACCGCGGCGGTCCGGGGCGGCGGATGGGAGGGCGACCAGAGCGTGATCTACCTCGACGACACCCGAAACACCGGGCTCTGGGCGGCGCTCGGGGCCGACACGATGGCCGATTATATCGAGGCCGACCCGTCCGCCCTGCTCTCCAAGGTGCCGCGCTGA
- a CDS encoding alpha-N-arabinofuranosidase — protein MQQASIALDPAFTIAPVSRRTFGSFVEHLGRCVYTGIYEPEHPTADPDGFRGDVLALTRELGVSTVRYPGGNFVSGYRWEDGIGPRAERPVRRELAWHTTETNEVGIDEFVAWCRRAGVEPMMAVNLGTRGVAEALDLLEYANHPDGTHLSQRRIAGGAVEPHDIRMWCLGNEMDGSWQIGNKNAVEYGRLAAQTARAMRMSDPDLELVVCGSSGAGMPTFGSWEAEVLTETYDVVDYISLHAYYEEHDGDLGSFLASTVDMERFIRSVVATADHVGAKLKNHKRIQLSFDEWNVWYMSRELNQGPRVGWPRAPRQLEDIYHVADAVVVGSMLICLLRNSDRVTAACQAQLVNVIAPIMTEPGGPAWRQTIFHPFAQASTLARGEVLRVEPRVAAYETARHGPAPLVDAVATHDPESGDVTVFAVSRATTEPVTLRIDTHAFPGGLVPGDCTVLADPDVYAVNTAAEPDRVRPRPHPGVTAGDGAIEVVLPPVSWNVLRLQAPPAG, from the coding sequence GTGCAGCAGGCGTCCATCGCCCTCGATCCCGCCTTCACGATCGCCCCGGTCAGCCGCCGGACCTTCGGCTCGTTCGTCGAACACCTCGGGCGCTGTGTCTACACCGGCATCTACGAACCCGAGCATCCCACCGCCGATCCGGACGGGTTCCGTGGCGACGTACTCGCCCTCACCCGCGAACTCGGAGTCAGCACCGTGCGCTACCCCGGCGGCAACTTCGTGTCGGGTTACCGCTGGGAGGACGGCATCGGCCCACGCGCCGAGCGGCCGGTCCGTCGGGAGCTCGCCTGGCACACGACCGAGACCAACGAGGTCGGCATCGACGAGTTCGTCGCCTGGTGCCGGCGCGCCGGGGTGGAACCGATGATGGCCGTCAATCTGGGCACCCGCGGCGTCGCGGAGGCGCTCGACCTGCTGGAGTACGCCAACCACCCGGACGGCACCCACCTGTCGCAGCGGCGGATCGCCGGCGGCGCGGTCGAGCCGCACGACATCCGGATGTGGTGTCTCGGCAACGAGATGGACGGCTCCTGGCAGATCGGCAACAAGAACGCGGTCGAGTACGGCCGGCTGGCCGCCCAGACCGCCCGGGCGATGCGGATGAGCGATCCGGACCTGGAACTCGTCGTCTGCGGGTCCTCCGGCGCCGGCATGCCCACCTTCGGCAGCTGGGAGGCCGAGGTGCTGACCGAGACCTACGACGTGGTGGACTACATCTCGCTGCACGCCTACTACGAGGAGCACGACGGCGACCTCGGGTCCTTCCTGGCCTCCACGGTGGACATGGAACGCTTCATCCGGTCGGTCGTCGCCACCGCCGACCACGTCGGTGCCAAACTCAAGAACCACAAGCGGATCCAGCTCTCGTTCGACGAGTGGAACGTGTGGTACATGAGCCGCGAACTGAACCAGGGCCCGCGGGTGGGCTGGCCGCGGGCGCCCCGGCAACTCGAGGACATCTACCACGTCGCCGACGCCGTCGTGGTGGGCAGCATGCTGATCTGCCTGCTGCGCAACAGCGACCGGGTGACCGCCGCCTGCCAGGCGCAGCTGGTGAACGTGATCGCCCCGATCATGACCGAACCCGGCGGGCCGGCCTGGCGGCAGACCATCTTCCACCCGTTCGCCCAGGCGTCCACGCTGGCCCGCGGCGAGGTGCTGCGGGTCGAGCCCCGGGTCGCCGCGTACGAGACCGCCCGGCACGGCCCGGCACCGCTGGTGGACGCCGTCGCCACCCACGACCCGGAGTCGGGCGACGTCACGGTCTTCGCGGTCAGCCGGGCCACCACCGAGCCGGTCACCCTGCGGATCGACACCCACGCCTTCCCCGGTGGTCTGGTTCCCGGCGACTGCACGGTGCTGGCCGACCCCGACGTGTACGCGGTGAACACCGCCGCCGAGCCGGACCGGGTGCGGCCCCGCCCGCACCCGGGGGTGACCGCCGGTGACGGCGCGATCGAGGTGGTCCTACCACCGGTCTCGTGGAACGTGCTGCGGCTGCAGGCGCCACCCGCCGGCTGA
- a CDS encoding PLP-dependent aminotransferase family protein, with the protein MTGYASEPVPTVQFGGREDVLDLGWGHPHPAALPVRQWAEAGRAAMDRYGPAALTYGHSAGPGPLIEWLRHRLGQCDALIPRPDQVFVTAGASHGLDLVSALLCRPGDTVLVDSPTYHLALRVLADREVGLRAAPVDGEGIDPDATGDLIGRVHREGGRVPMVYLVPTFNNPSGRSLSAARRAALVAVARRAGTVLVEDDTYRELAYDGPAPPSLFSLDDSGPVARIGSFAKTVAPGLRLGWVTGSAELVRALRLRGSVDSGGGVNHTTALAMAEFARAGGYERHLSGIRDRYRAQRDALIGAVRRELPDVGYDPPAGGWFLWLCLPQPRGGTALLPHAEAHGMSYLPGTPFFVTGAGHRFLRLSFSLFGPELLAEAVRRLAAAYRSDAFQRDPAAGPDG; encoded by the coding sequence GTGACCGGGTACGCCTCGGAACCCGTCCCGACCGTCCAGTTCGGTGGCCGGGAGGACGTTCTCGACCTCGGCTGGGGCCACCCGCACCCGGCGGCCCTGCCGGTGCGGCAGTGGGCCGAAGCGGGCCGGGCCGCCATGGACCGGTACGGGCCGGCGGCGCTCACCTACGGCCACTCGGCCGGGCCGGGACCGCTGATCGAGTGGCTGCGCCACCGGCTGGGCCAGTGCGACGCGCTCATCCCCCGACCCGACCAGGTCTTCGTCACGGCCGGCGCCTCGCACGGCCTGGACCTGGTGTCCGCGCTGCTCTGCCGGCCCGGCGACACCGTGCTCGTCGACTCGCCCACCTACCACCTGGCGCTGCGGGTGCTGGCCGACCGGGAGGTAGGCCTGCGGGCCGCCCCGGTCGACGGCGAGGGAATCGACCCCGACGCGACCGGCGACCTGATCGGTCGGGTCCACCGCGAGGGCGGTCGGGTGCCGATGGTCTACCTCGTACCGACCTTCAACAACCCGTCCGGGCGGTCGTTGTCGGCCGCCCGCCGGGCGGCGCTGGTGGCGGTTGCCCGGCGCGCCGGGACGGTGCTGGTGGAGGACGACACCTACCGGGAGCTGGCCTACGACGGGCCGGCACCGCCCTCCCTGTTCAGCCTGGACGACAGCGGGCCGGTGGCCCGGATCGGCTCGTTCGCCAAGACGGTGGCGCCCGGTCTGCGGCTGGGCTGGGTGACCGGCAGCGCCGAGCTGGTCCGGGCCCTTCGACTGCGCGGCAGTGTCGACAGTGGGGGCGGCGTCAACCACACCACCGCGCTGGCGATGGCCGAGTTCGCCCGGGCCGGCGGCTATGAACGGCACCTGTCCGGGATCCGGGACCGCTACCGGGCGCAGCGCGACGCGCTGATCGGCGCCGTGCGGCGGGAGCTGCCCGACGTCGGGTACGACCCGCCGGCCGGCGGGTGGTTCCTGTGGCTGTGTCTCCCCCAGCCCCGCGGCGGCACCGCCCTGCTGCCGCACGCCGAGGCCCACGGAATGTCCTACCTGCCGGGCACGCCGTTCTTCGTCACCGGCGCCGGCCACCGGTTCCTGCGGCTGTCGTTCTCCCTGTTCGGCCCCGAGCTGCTCGCCGAGGCCGTGCGGCGACTCGCGGCCGCCTACCGTTCGGACGCCTTCCAGCGGGACCCGGCCGCCGGTCCGGACGGTTGA
- a CDS encoding ABC transporter ATP-binding protein translates to MAEIEIRDLVKTYPGNRSRATDNISLRVHEGEFLVLVGPSGCGKTTLLRMIAGLETPDAGTVHIGGREVTHLPARERGLSMVFQSYAIFPHLRVRQNIAFGLTMRKLPRAEIDRRVGEAAELLHLTEFLDRYPAQLSGGQRQRVAVARAIVVDADVLLMDEPLSNLDALLRMEFRTELKKIVAKLGTTTVYVTHDQAEALSLGDRIAVLRQGRIAQIGAPLEVYDAPADRFVGGFLGAPPMNFLPALLDRAAGRLRVGGQSIPAGAAGADPPAGIEPPGDGTVPVTVGIRAENIEVFDAGGGDRLAARVEVVEPTGSAVLLTVDLDGHQLKVQTPPTVRVRAGNPVWLAVDPARVRLYPPDERADQPLRDRPGAAA, encoded by the coding sequence TTGGCCGAGATCGAGATCCGCGACCTGGTGAAGACCTATCCGGGCAACCGGAGCCGGGCCACCGACAACATCAGCCTGCGGGTGCACGAGGGTGAGTTCCTGGTGCTGGTCGGCCCGAGCGGCTGCGGCAAGACGACGCTGCTGCGCATGATCGCCGGGCTGGAGACGCCGGACGCCGGCACCGTGCACATCGGGGGACGGGAGGTCACCCACCTGCCGGCCCGGGAGCGCGGCCTGTCGATGGTCTTCCAGTCGTACGCGATCTTCCCGCACCTGCGGGTCCGGCAGAACATCGCCTTCGGCCTGACGATGCGCAAGCTCCCCCGGGCCGAGATCGACCGCCGGGTCGGCGAGGCCGCCGAACTGCTGCACCTGACCGAGTTCCTGGACCGCTACCCGGCCCAGCTCTCCGGCGGTCAGCGGCAGCGGGTCGCGGTGGCCCGCGCGATCGTGGTCGACGCCGACGTACTGTTGATGGACGAGCCGCTGTCCAACCTGGACGCGTTGCTGCGGATGGAGTTCCGCACCGAGCTGAAGAAGATCGTCGCCAAGCTCGGCACCACCACCGTCTACGTCACCCACGACCAGGCCGAGGCGCTGTCGCTGGGCGACCGGATCGCGGTCCTGCGGCAGGGCCGGATCGCCCAGATCGGCGCGCCGCTGGAGGTGTACGACGCGCCGGCCGACCGGTTCGTCGGCGGCTTCCTCGGCGCACCGCCGATGAACTTCCTGCCGGCCCTGCTCGACCGCGCGGCCGGCCGGCTGCGCGTCGGCGGCCAGTCGATCCCCGCCGGAGCGGCCGGAGCCGACCCGCCGGCCGGAATCGAACCGCCGGGCGACGGCACGGTGCCGGTCACCGTCGGGATCCGCGCGGAGAACATCGAGGTCTTCGACGCCGGCGGGGGCGACCGGCTGGCCGCCCGGGTCGAGGTCGTCGAACCGACCGGCTCGGCCGTCCTGCTCACCGTGGACCTGGACGGTCACCAGCTCAAAGTCCAGACCCCACCGACGGTACGGGTGCGCGCCGGCAACCCGGTCTGGCTGGCCGTCGACCCGGCCCGGGTCCGGCTCTACCCACCCGACGAGCGGGCCGACCAGCCGCTTCGGGATCGGCCGGGCGCCGCTGCTTGA